One Acidobacteriota bacterium DNA window includes the following coding sequences:
- a CDS encoding N-acetylmuramoyl-L-alanine amidase — MNFETVRVPDFVRFVCRCLTVGAVGLLMFLAAPLRYDYHAQQPTLQNVSISHELVERATILRQTFANNPKVAHTETEYLDLIGIYQRAVRLDTEQTVGDAALIGQAEVFREMGSRFQKTRYFYSAIGCYQNLLETYETSPHTTRALISIAQIYEHNLQEISQAARAYQLIVEQYPNSVSAREALASLARIGTVSGDQTTGENVLFAQSQDDQAGITTIGQIRHFSGPDYARVILDLSIPGTYERSLNGSTLVLKLPSAKVSPLLAGRPVVVTPNGLLKNIRYSSSTSSVEVAIECTQLRDFAIFALDDPPRLVVDLRGSRSIAEDAEILASTTPLPSIKGAQQTAAGDITLMRALGLKVKRIVIDPGHGGSDLGATGKDNIYEKDVVLDIALRLRAAIQQRMKDVEVILTRDSDRFIPLEERTAIANTKQADLFISIHTNSSPSSLASGVETYFLSRDASKEELEVATRENATTSRNVNDLLDLLQQIALNNKVAESRDFAQHVQTNLVNGLTRVSPHSGLNRGVKKAPFVVLVGTTMPSILAEVSFISHPKDADALRTIEFRQTIAESLFSGVQSYVETLSKGLETSSGN, encoded by the coding sequence ATGAACTTTGAAACCGTACGTGTGCCAGATTTCGTGCGGTTCGTCTGTCGGTGTTTGACGGTGGGTGCGGTTGGGTTGCTGATGTTTTTGGCCGCTCCTTTGCGCTATGACTATCACGCCCAACAACCAACGCTGCAAAATGTCTCCATTTCCCACGAACTGGTTGAACGCGCCACGATCTTGCGGCAGACCTTCGCCAATAATCCCAAAGTTGCACACACTGAAACTGAATATCTTGACCTGATCGGCATCTACCAGCGTGCGGTCCGCCTTGACACCGAGCAAACCGTCGGCGATGCGGCACTCATTGGTCAGGCTGAGGTTTTTCGGGAGATGGGATCGCGTTTTCAAAAAACGCGGTATTTCTACAGTGCCATCGGGTGCTACCAAAATCTGCTGGAAACCTATGAAACCAGTCCACATACCACCCGCGCACTCATCAGCATTGCCCAAATTTACGAACACAACCTCCAGGAAATCAGTCAGGCGGCACGTGCGTATCAATTGATCGTCGAGCAATACCCCAACTCGGTGAGTGCCCGCGAAGCACTGGCCAGCCTCGCCCGAATCGGCACGGTATCGGGTGATCAAACAACTGGTGAAAATGTACTGTTTGCCCAGTCGCAGGATGATCAGGCCGGAATCACCACCATTGGACAGATTCGCCACTTTTCCGGCCCGGATTATGCCCGGGTGATTCTCGATCTCAGCATCCCGGGCACCTACGAACGATCCTTAAATGGATCCACTCTGGTGTTGAAGCTTCCTTCAGCCAAAGTTTCCCCGCTCCTGGCTGGGCGACCAGTTGTCGTTACCCCCAATGGACTCTTGAAAAATATCCGCTACTCATCTTCAACCAGCTCGGTTGAAGTCGCGATTGAGTGCACCCAACTGCGTGATTTCGCTATTTTTGCACTCGACGACCCACCGCGGTTGGTGGTTGACCTGCGTGGGTCACGCTCGATTGCCGAAGATGCTGAGATCCTGGCCTCGACGACACCTCTTCCCTCAATCAAAGGCGCCCAGCAAACAGCGGCGGGCGACATTACCCTGATGCGGGCCCTGGGGCTGAAAGTCAAACGGATTGTGATTGATCCGGGTCACGGAGGCTCTGATTTGGGCGCTACCGGCAAAGACAACATTTATGAAAAGGATGTGGTCCTTGATATTGCCCTTCGACTCAGGGCAGCCATTCAACAACGAATGAAAGATGTCGAAGTCATTTTGACCCGTGATAGCGACCGATTTATTCCTCTTGAAGAACGAACCGCCATTGCCAATACCAAACAGGCCGATCTTTTCATTTCAATCCACACGAACTCCAGCCCATCGAGCCTGGCCAGCGGGGTTGAAACCTACTTCCTGAGTCGTGACGCGTCCAAGGAAGAACTCGAAGTCGCCACTCGTGAAAATGCGACCACCTCACGCAACGTCAATGACCTGCTTGATTTACTTCAGCAAATCGCGCTCAACAACAAAGTTGCCGAATCCCGTGACTTTGCCCAACACGTTCAAACCAATCTGGTAAACGGGTTAACCCGAGTCAGTCCTCATTCCGGGTTGAATCGAGGAGTGAAAAAGGCGCCGTTTGTGGTGCTGGTCGGCACCACCATGCCGAGCATCCTGGCTGAAGTTTCATTTATTAGCCACCCCAAGGATGCCGACGCCTTACGAACAATTGAATTCCGCCAGACGATTGCCGAATCACTCTTTAGTGGAGTTCAGAGTTATGTCGAGACACTTTCGAAAGGGCTGGAAACAAGCTCTGGAAATTAA
- a CDS encoding S46 family peptidase: protein MRLKILASVLLTVVLLGQALPLRADEGMWLPDTIGNRQLLQKMKAKGFTLRPEDVFSNTAPSLKDAIVIVDGGTAEFVSDRGLLLTNHHVAFQAIATESTPEKDYLKNGFVSKSEAEEIAIKDETYRCKILKEARDVTADMLAGVTDQMNAEERNAAIETKRRDLIKAAQTSKNYECQVVAMLSGLKYYLYVYEVYPDVRLVYAPPLAIGKFGGDIDNFQWPRHTGDFTFLRVYSAPDGSPAEYSPTNVPYRPKKFLPISLNGYKEKDFVMIMGYPGKTSRYLEASALANTAEVQLPFTVKYYTARIELLREAGRNNRQLQLELASLVAGLANTQKNFDGAIRGLKRSNLLARRRAEEAELAKFIDSRPDMRAKYGDVLSKLDNVNEKWRRTIVGNTLVNALSSPLSFPAFSTGIFAATFAMDQEKPEAERTIPPAIAMGLKKQIPVVFKDRKPEIEQRIYEMLFQFARELPADQKVEVYENLFRGKTGEARIQAEKDFAEKVVNHPNLSSADGVARLADMSAKQMRDLNDPVINFLLSAAKEIPEIAKRTEGYNTRVAKLRAEYIEVLTLFRRTDPIYPDANRTLRFTYGEVLGYTPFDGATYRYYTTLKGVVDKDTGAEPFDVPAELKSLVEKRDVGGYSDPRFGDVPVAFLATTDITGGNSGSPIMNGRGELIGIAFDGNFEGLGSDYAFNPELARTISVDIRYVLFLVEKMAGATHLLKELKFAGKAAGAR from the coding sequence ATGCGACTGAAAATATTGGCCTCTGTTTTACTTACCGTTGTGCTGCTGGGGCAAGCCCTGCCGCTCCGTGCTGACGAAGGGATGTGGCTGCCTGACACGATTGGAAACCGGCAACTGCTCCAAAAGATGAAAGCCAAAGGCTTTACCTTGCGACCAGAAGACGTCTTTTCAAACACCGCCCCCAGTTTAAAAGATGCGATTGTGATTGTTGATGGGGGCACGGCTGAGTTTGTTTCAGACCGTGGATTACTTTTGACCAACCACCACGTGGCGTTCCAGGCGATTGCGACTGAAAGCACTCCGGAAAAGGACTACTTGAAAAATGGGTTTGTCTCAAAAAGCGAAGCCGAGGAAATCGCGATCAAAGATGAAACCTACCGCTGCAAAATCTTGAAAGAAGCACGTGATGTAACCGCTGACATGCTGGCGGGGGTCACTGACCAGATGAATGCCGAAGAGCGCAACGCGGCCATTGAAACCAAACGCCGCGACCTTATCAAAGCCGCTCAGACGAGCAAGAATTATGAGTGCCAGGTGGTGGCGATGCTGAGCGGGTTGAAATACTACCTGTATGTGTATGAAGTCTATCCGGATGTCCGGCTGGTGTATGCTCCACCGCTGGCCATCGGAAAGTTTGGTGGCGACATTGATAATTTCCAGTGGCCACGCCATACAGGTGATTTCACGTTCCTGCGTGTCTACTCAGCGCCAGATGGCAGCCCGGCTGAATACTCACCAACCAATGTGCCGTACCGTCCCAAAAAATTCCTTCCGATTTCCCTTAACGGCTACAAGGAAAAAGACTTTGTGATGATTATGGGATATCCAGGGAAAACTTCGCGCTATCTCGAAGCGTCTGCCCTGGCCAATACGGCTGAAGTCCAACTGCCGTTTACGGTTAAATACTACACCGCCCGCATTGAACTGTTGCGCGAAGCCGGACGCAACAACCGGCAACTGCAACTCGAACTGGCTTCGCTGGTGGCTGGTCTGGCCAATACGCAAAAGAATTTTGACGGCGCAATCCGAGGACTCAAACGTTCCAACCTGCTGGCCCGTCGGCGGGCTGAAGAAGCCGAACTGGCCAAATTTATTGATTCGCGTCCCGATATGAGAGCGAAGTATGGCGATGTGCTCTCTAAACTCGACAACGTGAATGAAAAATGGCGGCGGACCATCGTCGGTAACACGCTGGTCAATGCCCTGTCCAGCCCGTTGAGCTTCCCAGCCTTTTCAACTGGGATTTTTGCCGCCACATTTGCTATGGATCAGGAAAAACCTGAAGCTGAGCGAACCATCCCGCCAGCGATTGCCATGGGGTTGAAAAAGCAAATTCCAGTTGTGTTCAAAGATCGCAAGCCTGAAATTGAGCAGCGAATCTATGAAATGTTGTTCCAGTTTGCTCGCGAACTGCCTGCTGACCAAAAGGTGGAAGTCTATGAAAACCTCTTCCGAGGCAAGACAGGTGAGGCCCGCATTCAGGCCGAGAAAGACTTTGCTGAAAAGGTTGTCAATCACCCAAATCTGTCATCTGCCGATGGGGTCGCTCGACTGGCTGACATGTCAGCCAAACAGATGCGTGATCTCAATGACCCGGTCATCAATTTCCTGTTGAGCGCCGCGAAAGAAATCCCTGAAATTGCCAAACGCACCGAAGGGTACAACACGCGGGTCGCCAAACTCCGGGCTGAATATATCGAAGTCCTGACGCTGTTCCGCCGCACGGATCCAATTTATCCGGATGCCAACCGGACATTGCGCTTTACGTATGGCGAAGTGCTCGGCTACACCCCATTTGATGGAGCAACCTACCGTTACTACACCACTCTCAAGGGAGTAGTTGACAAAGATACCGGTGCTGAACCGTTTGACGTTCCGGCTGAACTCAAATCACTGGTTGAAAAACGTGATGTGGGTGGTTATAGCGATCCTCGATTTGGCGATGTACCGGTTGCGTTTTTGGCAACCACCGACATTACCGGAGGGAACTCGGGGTCACCGATCATGAATGGTCGGGGTGAGTTGATCGGGATTGCCTTTGACGGGAACTTTGAAGGTCTGGGGAGCGACTATGCCTTCAACCCGGAACTGGCACGCACCATCAGCGTGGACATCCGGTACGTTCTGTTCCTGGTTGAAAAAATGGCTGGTGCCACTCATTTGCTCAAGGAACTCAAATTTGCCGGCAAGGCTGCCGGTGCCCGCTAA
- a CDS encoding transglycosylase SLT domain-containing protein, whose translation MNLFSRFFRLLRQSSLGLVPIVASCVLVATCAAARPATPEERTRALTDLRREVAKAGNQPSDSALAYFERNYPQSEAASLARFRRGYDHFIKQEYDEAADLLDEKYIQANSRLGAYALFYQGRALFELGKFARAQQAFSRAASSYPNTPLVRDAQLWAGKSAAQKLDLQGLEQELKPLLDQGDGAALLLVAQTLETQGKSTEATGMYQRLYFEAPHSTECSVAVSKLPLLGIALDAPEMMNARQWQIRADRLFENKQFVSAAEAYAQLEKLNPSALQADQNRLRYGISLVTAQKYPTAIPYLNQISSKNKELYPEALFYLAKAERRANLPSHVGTTERFLSLYPKHPLAGEALADLAAFQEKRGQGVTYYARLMREYPNEKTGDDYSFKRAWKAHEAKNYAAAVNFLIEHVGNYPDSDFKGKSAFWAARDAERINDLERALALYEAVSKRYITSLYGSLASDGVKRIKAQSNLKPAKLSPSSALGRALNNVQPAQVPPETAGKEADAFLNRASDLRIIGLMDLAMTELEAARSTAPRSRKINLEIARVNRDKGDTLAAMRSISRAHPDYLYYQEHQLSREEWDLVFPMVEWETIQREARANGLDPFIVAGLIRQESVFNPRAKSRANALGLMQLLPSTGRMVAKKSSVGAISEEQLYNPRLNIQLGTIYLSDMVRKFGRYEYAFAAYNGGPGRVSKWLQTLPSDDLITWVESIPITETRLYVHGVLRNASHYRRLYGEKSLNPQPE comes from the coding sequence ATGAATCTCTTCTCTCGATTTTTCAGACTTCTTCGACAATCTTCACTGGGATTGGTCCCGATTGTGGCCAGTTGTGTTCTGGTGGCGACCTGCGCGGCGGCTCGCCCAGCCACGCCCGAAGAACGGACCAGGGCACTCACTGATTTGCGACGTGAAGTGGCCAAAGCTGGCAACCAGCCTTCGGATTCGGCACTTGCCTACTTTGAGCGAAATTACCCCCAATCTGAAGCGGCCTCATTAGCCCGATTTCGACGTGGCTATGATCATTTTATCAAGCAAGAATATGACGAAGCGGCTGACTTGCTGGATGAAAAATATATTCAGGCAAACAGTCGCTTAGGCGCCTATGCTTTGTTTTACCAGGGCCGGGCGCTTTTTGAACTTGGCAAATTTGCCAGGGCTCAACAGGCTTTTTCACGAGCCGCAAGTTCATATCCCAACACCCCGCTGGTCCGAGACGCCCAACTGTGGGCTGGTAAATCCGCGGCACAGAAGCTTGATCTTCAAGGTCTTGAACAGGAATTAAAACCATTGCTGGATCAGGGTGATGGAGCAGCCCTCCTGCTGGTGGCCCAAACACTGGAAACACAAGGAAAATCAACGGAAGCAACTGGAATGTACCAGCGACTCTATTTTGAGGCGCCACATTCAACCGAATGTTCCGTGGCAGTCAGCAAGCTTCCGCTGCTCGGCATTGCCCTTGATGCACCTGAAATGATGAATGCCCGGCAATGGCAGATTCGAGCGGACCGCCTCTTTGAGAATAAGCAGTTTGTCAGTGCCGCCGAAGCTTATGCCCAGCTTGAAAAACTGAATCCTTCAGCCCTCCAGGCTGATCAAAACCGGCTCCGATATGGCATTTCACTGGTAACGGCTCAAAAATATCCAACCGCAATTCCTTATCTCAACCAGATCAGCTCCAAAAATAAAGAATTGTATCCAGAAGCTTTATTTTATCTGGCGAAAGCTGAACGCCGGGCGAACCTGCCTTCTCATGTGGGTACGACTGAACGGTTTTTAAGCCTCTACCCCAAACATCCACTGGCTGGCGAAGCACTGGCGGATCTGGCTGCCTTTCAGGAAAAACGTGGACAAGGTGTGACGTATTATGCCCGGCTCATGCGTGAGTATCCGAATGAAAAAACGGGCGACGACTATTCTTTCAAAAGAGCCTGGAAAGCCCACGAAGCCAAAAATTATGCGGCAGCCGTCAATTTTCTGATCGAACATGTGGGCAATTACCCTGATTCGGATTTTAAAGGAAAAAGTGCCTTTTGGGCGGCGCGTGATGCCGAACGAATCAACGACCTGGAGCGGGCACTCGCCTTGTATGAGGCTGTTTCCAAACGCTATATCACCAGTTTATATGGCTCGCTGGCTTCCGATGGCGTGAAACGAATCAAAGCCCAATCGAACCTGAAACCAGCCAAACTCTCACCCTCTTCGGCACTTGGGCGAGCCCTCAATAATGTTCAACCGGCCCAGGTTCCACCTGAAACCGCTGGAAAAGAGGCTGATGCTTTTTTGAATCGAGCATCGGATTTGCGAATTATCGGCCTGATGGATCTGGCCATGACCGAACTTGAAGCTGCCCGCAGCACGGCTCCACGGTCACGGAAAATCAACCTTGAAATCGCCCGGGTGAATCGTGACAAAGGTGATACGCTGGCGGCAATGCGCTCAATTTCGCGGGCACACCCCGATTACCTGTACTATCAAGAACATCAACTCTCACGCGAAGAATGGGATCTGGTTTTCCCAATGGTCGAATGGGAAACCATTCAACGTGAAGCCCGTGCCAATGGACTTGATCCATTTATTGTGGCGGGATTGATTCGCCAGGAATCAGTTTTTAATCCACGCGCCAAATCCCGAGCCAATGCCCTTGGATTGATGCAATTGCTTCCGTCCACGGGTCGCATGGTGGCCAAAAAATCCAGCGTCGGGGCCATTTCTGAAGAACAACTGTACAATCCCAGACTGAATATTCAACTTGGCACGATTTATTTGTCAGATATGGTGCGAAAATTTGGCCGGTATGAATATGCTTTCGCCGCTTACAATGGCGGCCCGGGACGTGTCTCCAAGTGGCTTCAAACCCTTCCCAGCGATGACCTGATTACCTGGGTTGAATCAATCCCAATTACTGAAACCCGGCTGTATGTTCATGGCGTGTTGCGCAATGCCTCCCATTACCGCCGGCTCTATGGCGAGAAAAGCCTGAACCCACAACCCGAGTAG